The DNA window GCCATTCCACCTCGGGAGGCCTCGGGCTGGGGCTGCCGGGGGTGAAGCGGCTGATGGACGATTTCGAGATCGACTCCGCGCCGGGCCGGGGCACCCGCGTGACGATTCGCAAGTGGATGCGATGAGCAGCGTGCGGCTCGAGTTCGGCGTGGCGGCCGAGACGCTGGCGGGCCGGAGGCTCTCGGGGGACCGGCATGTGGTATGCGGCTTCGACGGCGGCATGCTGCTGGGAGTGCTCGACGGGCTGGGCCACGGGCAGGAGGCGCACGAGGCGGCCCATATCGCCGGCTCGATGCTCGAGGCCCACCCCTCCGAGGATCTGGCCTCGCTGTTCGCCCGCTGCCACGAGAGCCTGCGCGCGGCGCGCGGAGTGGTGATGAGCCTCGCCTCCTTCCGCTTTGCGGACGGTACCTTCGCCTGGGCCGGCGTCGGGAACGTGGAGGGACGCCTGCTGCGCGCCAATGGCGGCGGGGGCTGTGAGTCGCTCCTCCTGAAGGCCGGCCTCGTAGGATTGCGCATTCCCATCTTCGAGGCCCAGAGGCTGCCGGTCGCGCCGGGCGACACCCTGGTGCTGTTCACCGATGGCATCGAAGGGCCCGTGTCCGACACGGTGCGGCGCGGGCTGCCGCCGCAGGAAATCGCCAACCACATTCTGCAGCGCCATCAGAAGGGGACCGACGACGCCCTCGTCCTGGTGGCTCGCTATCCGGAGGAGGTCCCGTGAG is part of the Candidatus Polarisedimenticolia bacterium genome and encodes:
- a CDS encoding SpoIIE family protein phosphatase, whose protein sequence is MSSVRLEFGVAAETLAGRRLSGDRHVVCGFDGGMLLGVLDGLGHGQEAHEAAHIAGSMLEAHPSEDLASLFARCHESLRAARGVVMSLASFRFADGTFAWAGVGNVEGRLLRANGGGGCESLLLKAGLVGLRIPIFEAQRLPVAPGDTLVLFTDGIEGPVSDTVRRGLPPQEIANHILQRHQKGTDDALVLVARYPEEVP